The Helicoverpa armigera isolate CAAS_96S chromosome 18, ASM3070526v1, whole genome shotgun sequence genome has a window encoding:
- the LOC110383369 gene encoding large ribosomal subunit protein uL5, with product MARVPPPALKKDKKEKKPPKDNSKNVMRNLHIRKLCLNICVGESGDRLTRAAKVLEQLTGQQPVFSKARYTVRSFGIRRNEKIAVHCTVRGAKAEEILERGLKVREYELRRDNFSATGNFGFGIQEHIDLGIKYDPSIGIYGLDFYVVLGRPGFNVAHRRRKTGKVGFPHRLTKEDAMKWFQQKYDGIILNSKK from the exons ATGGCG CGTGTACCACCGCCCGCGTTGAAGAAAGACAAGAAGGAGAAGAAGCCTCCTAAGGACAACTCTAAAAATGTTATGAGAAACCTTCACATCAGGAAACTCTGCCTGAACATCTGTGTGGGAGAGTCTGGTGACAGGCTGACTCGTGCTGCTAAG GTGTTGGAACAGCTTACTGGCCAGCAGCCAGTGTTCTCGAAGGCCAGGTACACTGTCAGATCCTTTGGTATCCGTCGTAATGAAAAGATCGCGGTCCACTGCACTGTCCGTGGTGCTAAGGCCGAGGAGATCCTCGAAAGAGGTCTCAAA GTTAGGGAATACGAGTTGAGGCGTGACAACTTCTCTGCCACTGGAAACTTCGGTTTCGGTATTCAGGAACACATTGACTTGGGTATCAAGTACGATCCTTCCATTGGTATCTACGGTCTTGACTTCTACGTTGTACTGGGTAGACCAG GTTTCAATGTAGCCCACAGGAGACGCAAGACAGGCAAGGTTGGGTTCCCCCATCGTCTGACAAAGGAGGATGCCATGAAGTGGTTCCAACAGAAATACGATGGTATCATCCTTAACAGCAAAAAGTAA